One window of Leptotrichia sp. oral taxon 498 genomic DNA carries:
- a CDS encoding alcohol acetyltransferase: protein MRKNEKVWYKLDAFAKTYSSIISEGRTTCFRLSVKFLENVDLEVLQKILPFLEKKYPFFNSELKKGIFWNYLQEKNTGFMLEKEKTYPCTNIQKNNPLRIIYYNNKLSVEIAHFLTDGGGAMIFFRDLIEKYLEEKYFFVKNKMKIFVEEKKNFEEVKNVEKDGYVNSYEKYLRKVSKEVTIKSAFHLPLKILKKGQYHITTGEILLSEIKKESKKHNTTIGKYLLAVYFKILLDRYSSAKNPIVIGVPVDLRKIFCENTYRNFFMNITPSIDASLGTYSLSEIITYLDNYFALKINEKEFYKSIYKAMNPVENILIQIVPYFIKRMFFPFIFDYYGERGYTTGFSNLGIFRTEPKYKKYILGFRFLPPPSKRCKVKVGVISDTKKIYINFGNLTTNYEIERDFFIYLRKRGIRSKIITNH from the coding sequence ATGAGAAAGAATGAAAAAGTTTGGTATAAATTAGACGCTTTTGCAAAAACTTATTCTTCTATCATAAGTGAAGGTAGAACAACTTGCTTTAGACTTTCCGTTAAATTTTTGGAAAATGTTGACTTGGAAGTTTTACAGAAAATATTACCTTTTTTGGAAAAAAAATATCCATTTTTTAATTCAGAGCTTAAAAAGGGAATTTTCTGGAACTATCTTCAAGAAAAAAATACTGGATTTATGCTTGAAAAAGAAAAAACTTATCCATGTACAAATATTCAAAAAAATAATCCTTTGAGAATAATTTATTATAATAATAAACTTTCGGTGGAAATCGCTCATTTTTTGACTGATGGCGGGGGAGCTATGATATTTTTTAGAGATTTAATAGAAAAATATCTAGAAGAAAAATATTTTTTTGTAAAAAACAAAATGAAAATTTTTGTGGAAGAAAAGAAAAATTTTGAAGAAGTCAAAAATGTTGAAAAAGATGGATATGTAAATTCATATGAAAAGTATTTGCGAAAAGTGAGTAAAGAAGTGACAATAAAATCAGCATTTCATTTGCCGCTAAAGATATTAAAAAAAGGTCAGTATCATATAACGACAGGAGAAATTCTTCTGAGTGAAATAAAAAAAGAAAGTAAAAAACATAACACAACAATTGGAAAATATTTACTCGCTGTTTATTTTAAAATTTTGCTTGATAGATATTCAAGTGCGAAAAATCCGATTGTTATTGGTGTTCCTGTGGATTTAAGAAAAATTTTTTGTGAAAATACTTACAGAAATTTTTTTATGAACATAACACCAAGCATTGATGCAAGTCTTGGGACTTATTCGCTCTCGGAAATCATCACATATTTGGATAATTATTTTGCTCTTAAAATAAATGAAAAGGAGTTTTACAAAAGTATTTATAAAGCGATGAATCCAGTTGAGAATATTTTAATACAAATAGTCCCGTATTTTATAAAGCGAATGTTTTTTCCATTTATTTTTGATTATTACGGTGAGCGGGGATATACGACGGGATTTTCAAATTTGGGAATTTTTAGAACTGAGCCGAAATACAAAAAATATATTTTGGGATTTAGATTTTTGCCACCGCCTAGCAAGAGATGTAAAGTAAAAGTTGGAGTAATTAGCGATACAAAAAAAATATATATAAACTTTGGGAATCTGACTACAAATTACGAAATAGAACGAGATTTTTTTATTTATTTGCGAAAGCGGGGAATAAGGTCAAAAATTATAACAAATCATTAA
- the dnaB gene encoding replicative DNA helicase has product MDIDDLNLTDEKVNGLPEKTYSIKAEEGLIGSIFLKPKIMSEILEIVNEEDFYKGSHKILFNEMKKAHESGKIIEVLVIIELLKKNNLLEEVGGEDTIYDFTEVVSTAANATTYARIIKEKSIQRQLIDVGEEIIKLSQNSYNSIEKIIDDAEKKIFEISKKKQHQEIIKVGELADKKLKLLDEYQNSTSELSGIPTGYSAFDQMTGGLHGSDLMILAARPAMGKTAFALNLAISVAKQNKHVLVYSLEMGNEQLFDRILSITAGIRLKSLKDNMLKSEEMYRMGEVFGEITEMPFYISDSASVNMMELKSTARRLKSEGKLDFLLIDYLQLISPQEGYRKSREQEISEISRSLKLLAKELNIPILTLSQLSRGVEQRNDKRPMLSDLRESGAIEQDADMVMFLYRDSYYKKNNFDDEEESESSNSDNNNNSEENEKGEEVELIIGKHRSGPIGTVKLSFEASYQRFLNIKSDKYLPPSE; this is encoded by the coding sequence ATGGATATAGATGATTTGAATTTGACTGATGAGAAAGTAAATGGCTTACCCGAAAAAACATATAGTATAAAAGCTGAAGAAGGATTGATTGGATCAATATTTTTAAAACCAAAAATTATGTCTGAAATTTTGGAAATCGTAAATGAAGAAGATTTTTATAAGGGAAGTCACAAAATATTATTTAATGAGATGAAAAAGGCTCACGAGAGTGGGAAAATTATAGAAGTTCTCGTAATTATCGAACTTTTGAAAAAAAATAATCTTTTGGAAGAAGTCGGTGGAGAAGACACCATTTATGATTTTACAGAAGTTGTTTCAACAGCGGCAAATGCGACAACTTATGCCAGAATAATAAAAGAAAAATCAATTCAAAGACAGCTTATTGATGTTGGAGAAGAAATTATAAAATTGTCGCAAAATAGTTATAATAGTATAGAAAAGATCATAGATGATGCCGAAAAGAAAATCTTTGAAATTTCTAAAAAAAAGCAGCATCAGGAAATCATAAAAGTTGGGGAATTAGCGGATAAAAAATTAAAGTTATTGGATGAATATCAAAATTCGACGAGTGAATTAAGTGGAATACCTACAGGATATTCTGCTTTTGACCAGATGACGGGTGGTCTTCATGGATCTGACTTAATGATTCTTGCGGCTAGACCAGCTATGGGGAAAACAGCGTTCGCACTAAATCTTGCGATAAGTGTCGCAAAACAAAATAAGCATGTTCTGGTATATAGTTTGGAGATGGGAAATGAGCAGCTGTTTGACAGAATTTTATCAATTACTGCGGGGATAAGGTTGAAATCATTAAAAGATAATATGCTCAAGAGTGAAGAAATGTATAGAATGGGAGAAGTTTTTGGTGAGATTACTGAAATGCCATTTTATATCTCAGATTCCGCAAGTGTAAATATGATGGAATTAAAGTCAACGGCACGTAGATTAAAATCGGAAGGAAAACTTGATTTTCTTTTAATTGATTATTTGCAGCTTATAAGCCCGCAGGAAGGCTATAGAAAAAGCAGAGAACAGGAAATATCAGAGATTTCCCGTTCACTAAAACTTCTTGCAAAAGAGCTAAATATACCAATTTTGACTTTGTCACAGCTTTCTAGGGGAGTGGAGCAGAGAAATGATAAAAGACCGATGTTATCTGACTTGAGAGAATCTGGAGCAATAGAACAAGATGCGGATATGGTAATGTTTTTATATCGTGACAGTTATTACAAAAAAAATAATTTTGATGATGAAGAAGAAAGTGAATCTTCTAACAGTGATAATAATAACAATAGCGAAGAGAATGAAAAAGGTGAAGAGGTGGAATTAATCATTGGAAAACATAGAAGCGGACCAATTGGAACAGTAAAATTATCATTTGAAGCTTCGTATCAAAGATTTTTGAATATAAAGAGTGACAAATATTTACCGCCGTCTGAATAA
- the tpx gene encoding thiol peroxidase: MKKIILNSLILLAIVSCGNKTKSKTEEVKGIDKKYLEYIDSLKSENDLKIRMGEEPITIVGKKLKVGDKITQVPLVVNAKLEEKNIFDDKNIKVLYTAPSLDTKVCSIQTKILNDEAQKNPDIKFYSVTEDTPFAQARFCTENDINGIKAISDFKYHQFGLQNGLFIKEKGLLTRALIILDKDNTVKYIEYVQDEKNEADIDKALAFLQKMKK, translated from the coding sequence ATGAAAAAAATAATTTTAAATTCTTTAATTTTACTTGCAATAGTTTCTTGTGGGAATAAGACTAAAAGTAAAACTGAAGAAGTAAAAGGTATAGATAAAAAATATTTGGAATATATTGACAGTTTAAAATCAGAAAATGATTTAAAAATCAGAATGGGTGAAGAGCCAATTACAATCGTTGGAAAAAAATTGAAAGTTGGCGACAAAATAACTCAAGTTCCATTAGTTGTAAATGCAAAATTGGAGGAAAAAAATATTTTTGATGATAAGAATATAAAAGTTTTGTATACAGCGCCTTCTTTAGATACAAAAGTTTGCTCAATTCAAACCAAAATTTTAAATGACGAGGCTCAGAAGAATCCAGATATAAAATTTTATTCAGTTACAGAAGACACACCATTTGCACAAGCTAGATTTTGTACTGAAAACGATATAAACGGGATAAAAGCTATCTCAGACTTTAAATATCATCAATTCGGTCTGCAAAACGGTTTATTTATTAAAGAAAAAGGTCTTCTTACTCGTGCATTAATCATTTTGGATAAAGATAATACTGTTAAATATATAGAATATGTACAAGATGAAAAAAATGAGGCTGACATAGACAAAGCATTAGCTTTTTTACAAAAAATGAAAAAATAA
- the rplI gene encoding 50S ribosomal protein L9, which yields MKIKVILTETIKGIGKKDEIIEVKDGYANNFLLNKNKAVLATPENINKLQKKNEKIEKNHARDVKEANELKNILAKKEVVLKVKAGENGKVFGSIGAKEIAEAIKEQLNIEIDKKKISSNTRVKDLGLHIVELKLHSEVKGSIKVKVEAK from the coding sequence ATGAAAATTAAAGTAATTTTGACAGAAACAATTAAAGGAATAGGAAAAAAGGACGAAATTATTGAAGTAAAAGATGGATATGCCAATAACTTTTTGTTAAATAAAAATAAAGCGGTTTTGGCAACGCCAGAAAATATTAATAAATTGCAGAAAAAAAATGAAAAAATAGAAAAAAATCACGCAAGAGATGTAAAAGAAGCAAATGAATTAAAAAATATACTTGCAAAAAAAGAAGTTGTGCTAAAAGTTAAAGCTGGAGAAAATGGAAAAGTTTTTGGTTCAATTGGAGCAAAAGAAATTGCGGAAGCGATAAAAGAGCAATTAAATATTGAAATTGACAAAAAGAAAATTTCAAGTAATACAAGAGTGAAAGATTTGGGACTTCACATAGTTGAATTAAAACTTCATTCGGAAGTGAAAGGAAGCATAAAAGTAAAAGTTGAAGCAAAATAA
- a CDS encoding DUF6320 domain-containing protein, translated as MYCVKCGVELEDGVKKCPLCETPVPQLDDLEKISYESEYPKININFYELRMKKIKKTVFLSFFSISIIPILEVFFQNMIMYHKMKWAYYTIPSILIFDLFLFILLDSYRMRTNLFISFFGLSSYFLILDYGNKVLTWSLKLGIPIVVAFTVIGLIFSFVWDKHKSDKLKILNFFIFFVGIFLLVLEFIISRKMTWSIFSSIPLFILNILLRYSYKSYREEFKRRLHL; from the coding sequence ATGTATTGTGTAAAATGTGGCGTAGAACTTGAAGATGGCGTAAAAAAATGTCCTCTGTGTGAAACTCCTGTACCACAGTTGGACGATTTAGAAAAAATCAGTTATGAAAGTGAGTATCCAAAAATAAACATAAATTTTTATGAATTGAGAATGAAAAAAATAAAAAAAACGGTATTTTTGTCTTTTTTTTCAATTTCAATAATTCCAATTTTAGAAGTATTTTTTCAGAATATGATAATGTACCATAAAATGAAATGGGCATATTACACAATTCCGTCAATTTTAATTTTTGATTTATTTTTATTTATTTTACTTGATTCTTATAGAATGAGAACAAATTTATTTATTAGTTTTTTTGGACTTAGCAGTTATTTTTTGATATTGGATTATGGAAATAAAGTTTTGACTTGGAGCTTAAAATTAGGAATTCCGATTGTTGTGGCATTTACTGTAATTGGATTAATTTTTTCATTTGTTTGGGACAAGCATAAATCAGATAAATTAAAAATATTAAATTTTTTTATCTTTTTTGTCGGAATATTTTTATTGGTGTTGGAATTTATAATAAGCCGGAAAATGACCTGGTCAATATTTTCATCAATTCCGCTTTTTATTCTAAATATACTTTTAAGATATTCATATAAATCGTATAGGGAAGAATTTAAAAGAAGATTACATTTGTAG
- the dnaX gene encoding DNA polymerase III subunit gamma/tau — MNITLYRKYRPQNFDEIAGQEFVTRAIKNSLRENKLSHAYLFNGPRGVGKTTIARLIAKGVNCLNSEDVTDSPCGVCENCVEISKGISMDMVEIDAASNRGIDEIRELKEKINYRPVKGRKKIYIIDEVHMLTKEAFNALLKTLEEPPSHIIFILATTEIDKIPDTVISRCQRYDFLPIDKKDIIKLLKKVAFKEDIEIDEESLDLIYQKSEGSARDSFSIFEQVVSNYSGEAIDILKTQKALGVVPEILLREFLDLIFLANKEKLVDFIDKIWEDGVVIENFLKDFAYYLKEQFRKSKDIKVNFLLDTISSIYFTLNEFKYEEDKRLLGYVLIHELYKNNRVKVLEKKLENFENLDVDDEKNSYGNSKTFDSEEANETKKSFEKKEKVDDISKEKEEIVEEELESEENINISIFRKKIRRIMSELKNLNTAFSIYFQNANFLKVEKNMLYVEVENDFIKNKIMGEDKKEIEEVINKICKTNIEVKAVVLKNKVKSESQKFLDKMTDFFEGEILKRKNKE; from the coding sequence TTGAATATTACATTATATAGAAAATATCGTCCTCAGAATTTCGATGAAATAGCGGGACAAGAATTTGTGACTCGTGCCATAAAAAATTCTTTGAGAGAAAATAAATTATCACACGCTTATTTATTTAACGGACCTCGTGGAGTTGGGAAAACTACGATTGCAAGACTTATTGCAAAAGGGGTAAATTGTTTAAACAGTGAAGATGTGACAGATTCTCCTTGCGGAGTTTGCGAGAACTGTGTTGAAATTAGTAAAGGGATTTCTATGGACATGGTGGAAATTGACGCGGCATCCAATCGTGGAATTGACGAAATTAGGGAGTTAAAAGAAAAGATAAATTATAGACCCGTAAAAGGAAGAAAAAAAATTTATATAATTGATGAGGTTCATATGCTCACAAAAGAAGCATTCAATGCACTTTTAAAGACATTGGAAGAACCGCCGTCACATATAATATTTATTTTGGCTACAACTGAAATTGATAAAATTCCAGATACGGTTATTTCACGATGTCAAAGATATGATTTTTTACCAATTGATAAAAAAGATATAATAAAATTGTTAAAAAAAGTTGCTTTTAAAGAAGATATTGAAATTGATGAAGAAAGTCTGGATCTGATATATCAAAAGTCTGAAGGAAGTGCAAGAGACAGCTTTTCGATTTTTGAGCAAGTTGTGTCAAACTATTCTGGAGAAGCAATTGATATTTTAAAGACACAAAAGGCATTGGGAGTCGTACCTGAAATTCTTTTGAGAGAGTTTTTAGATTTAATCTTTCTCGCAAATAAAGAAAAACTTGTCGATTTTATTGATAAAATATGGGAAGACGGAGTTGTAATTGAAAATTTTTTAAAAGATTTTGCTTATTATTTGAAGGAGCAGTTTAGAAAAAGTAAAGATATTAAAGTAAATTTTTTACTCGATACAATAAGTTCAATTTATTTTACATTAAATGAATTTAAGTATGAAGAGGACAAAAGACTGCTTGGATATGTTTTGATTCATGAGTTATATAAAAATAATAGAGTTAAAGTTTTAGAAAAAAAACTAGAAAATTTTGAAAATCTTGATGTTGATGATGAAAAAAACTCATATGGAAACTCAAAAACTTTTGACTCAGAGGAAGCAAATGAAACTAAAAAAAGTTTTGAGAAAAAAGAAAAAGTTGATGACATTTCTAAAGAAAAAGAAGAGATTGTAGAAGAAGAATTGGAGTCTGAGGAAAATATTAATATTTCTATTTTTAGAAAAAAAATTAGAAGAATAATGTCTGAATTGAAAAATTTGAATACAGCTTTCTCAATTTATTTTCAAAATGCAAATTTTTTGAAAGTGGAAAAAAATATGCTCTATGTGGAAGTTGAAAATGACTTTATTAAAAATAAAATTATGGGGGAAGATAAGAAGGAAATAGAAGAAGTAATAAACAAAATTTGCAAAACTAATATTGAAGTGAAAGCCGTAGTTTTAAAAAATAAAGTTAAAAGTGAGAGCCAAAAATTTTTGGATAAGATGACGGATTTTTTTGAGGGAGAAATTTTGAAGCGAAAAAATAAAGAATAA